One Vicia villosa cultivar HV-30 ecotype Madison, WI unplaced genomic scaffold, Vvil1.0 ctg.004221F_1_1, whole genome shotgun sequence genomic region harbors:
- the LOC131641884 gene encoding uncharacterized protein LOC131641884 → MGTLVGHVAPGFGFLIIGLWHLFNHTKLHLQNPKTYISSPWFPTSKLKYLELLLIMVATISSISMELFIGPDRHQPFDPDGTIPSNHLHNFEHASISMTFFVYAVFAIILDKLETKSKSSLTQLLASIAFFQQFLLFHLHSSDHMGPEGQYHLLLQALIFVSFSTTLFGISMQKSFLVSFVRSLSIFFQGLWLMIMGFMLWTPSLISKGCFMNLEEGHRVVRCSDHEALHRAIALVNIMFSWFLILVTIFGVSFYLICTKFFDENKVRYFTLGNIEEEGEEFEKFNDDVENQKGSLVGNQKSFIHVGKKTFSPVDIER, encoded by the coding sequence ATGGGCACTCTAGTAGGCCATGTTGCTCCTGGTTTTGGTTTCTTAATAATAGGCCTATGGCACCTTTTCAACCACACCAAACTCCATCTTCAAAATCCAAAAACCTACATTTCCTCACCATGGTTCCCAACATCCAAACTCAAATACCTTGAACTTCTCCTCATCATGGTAGCCACAATATCTTCAATCTCCATGGAGCTTTTCATCGGTCCCGACCGACACCAACCCTTTGACCCCGACGGAACAATCCCCTCAAACCATCTCCACAACTTCGAACACGCTTCGATCTCCATGACATTCTTCGTCTACGCCGTATTCGCCATCATCCTCGATAAACTCGAAACCAAATCAAAATCTTCCTTAACTCAACTACTAGCTTCCATAGCTTTTTTCCAACAATTTCTTCTCTTTCATCTCCATTCATCTGACCACATGGGACCAGAAGGACAATATCATCTTCTCTTACAAGCTCTTATCTTTGTGTCCTTTTCAACCACTCTTTTCGGAATCTCCATGCAAAAAAGCTTCTTGGTTAGCTTCGTGAGATCCTTGAGTATATTTTTCCAAGGCTTGTGGCTTATGATTATGGGATTCATGCTTTGGACACCAAGTTTGATATCAAAAGGATGTTTTATGAATCTTGAAGAAGGCCATAGAGTTGTGAGATGTTCTGATCATGAAGCACTTCATCGTGCTATTGCACTTGTTAATATCATGTTTAGTTGGTTTTTAATCCTTGTCACCATttttggtgtttctttctatttGATTTGTACTAAATTCTTCGATGAAAATAAGGTTAGGTATTTCACGTTGGGGAATattgaagaagaaggagaagaatttGAAAAGTTTAATGATGACGTGGAAAATCAAAAGGGAAGCTTAGTTGGCAACCAAAAGAGCTTTATTCATGTGGGGAAAAAAACTTTTTCACCTGTTGATATTGAAAGGTAG